In Mixta intestinalis, the following are encoded in one genomic region:
- a CDS encoding RecT family recombinase, which produces MSNEIIQAPVNEADTKAAIFSPTGLQKLHAFAEVMAMGKATVPAHLSGKPADCLAVALQAAQWGMNPYAVAQKTHLVNGTLGYEAQLVNAVITSSTAVQGRFKYEYGGPWDKFRPGEKNPAAEKGLCVRVGAVLRGETEITWGEPLYMEFVTTRNSPLWKTAPKQQLAYLAVKYWARLYCPDVILGVYTPDEFEPSQRAERDVTPARSRQELNNLINSKPQPEHEINAEASPPQRTPDELLADFTEAASKAKDVAELDKCYRYAARLLAADTERLSAATDVYQIRKDEMQGAV; this is translated from the coding sequence GGTTAATGAGGCTGACACCAAAGCAGCCATTTTCAGCCCGACCGGCCTGCAAAAGCTGCATGCGTTCGCCGAGGTCATGGCAATGGGCAAAGCTACCGTACCAGCACACCTGTCCGGTAAACCGGCTGACTGTCTGGCAGTAGCACTACAGGCAGCACAATGGGGCATGAATCCCTACGCTGTGGCGCAAAAAACACATCTGGTTAACGGCACCCTGGGCTATGAGGCACAGCTGGTAAACGCAGTGATCACCAGTTCTACCGCCGTCCAGGGCCGCTTTAAATACGAATACGGCGGGCCGTGGGATAAATTTCGCCCCGGCGAAAAAAACCCGGCAGCAGAAAAAGGGCTGTGCGTCCGCGTTGGCGCGGTGCTGCGCGGCGAAACAGAGATTACCTGGGGCGAGCCTCTGTATATGGAGTTCGTTACAACGCGCAATTCACCACTCTGGAAAACGGCGCCGAAACAGCAACTAGCGTATCTGGCCGTCAAATACTGGGCGCGCCTCTACTGCCCTGACGTGATCCTGGGCGTCTATACCCCGGACGAATTCGAGCCTTCACAGCGCGCTGAACGCGACGTCACCCCGGCACGTTCCCGGCAGGAATTAAACAACCTGATCAACAGCAAACCGCAGCCGGAACACGAAATTAACGCAGAAGCCAGCCCACCGCAGCGCACGCCGGACGAATTACTGGCTGATTTCACTGAGGCAGCAAGCAAAGCCAAAGATGTCGCGGAGCTGGATAAGTGCTACCGCTACGCGGCCCGGCTGCTGGCAGCGGATACAGAACGCCTGAGCGCGGCGACAGACGTTTACCAGATCCGCAAAGATGAAATGCAGGGGGCGGTGTGA
- a CDS encoding DUF1317 family protein, whose product MNHSKDAIRVGRIALPYSRKERGWVTPSGKVIRNPLRAQRAAELINDVVNRPRR is encoded by the coding sequence GTGAACCACAGCAAAGACGCAATCCGGGTCGGGCGCATCGCCCTTCCCTACAGTCGCAAGGAACGCGGCTGGGTAACGCCATCGGGAAAAGTTATTCGCAATCCTCTTCGGGCTCAGCGAGCGGCAGAACTAATCAACGACGTAGTGAACAGACCAAGGAGATAA